Proteins encoded together in one Streptomyces sp. TLI_171 window:
- a CDS encoding YafY family protein — protein MRQTRSARAPPAYRGGSGPSLERRVEPYGLVLKAGRWYLVAGGPSGIRTYRVDQILEIRPLDEEFVPPDGFDLSGHWNAYLADFRARLHTAEALVRLTPEGARFLGVTPTGDGWTEVRVPVESIDHAYRDFLRLGADVEVLAPAELRDRIARTARTLAARYEG, from the coding sequence CTGCGGCAGACCCGCTCCGCGCGGGCGCCGCCGGCCTACCGCGGAGGCTCCGGCCCCAGCCTGGAGCGACGGGTGGAGCCGTACGGGCTCGTCCTCAAGGCCGGCCGCTGGTACCTGGTCGCCGGCGGGCCCTCGGGGATCCGCACCTACCGGGTCGACCAGATCCTCGAAATCCGGCCGCTGGACGAAGAGTTCGTCCCGCCGGACGGGTTCGACCTGAGCGGCCACTGGAACGCCTACCTGGCCGACTTCCGAGCGCGACTGCACACTGCGGAGGCCCTGGTGCGACTGACGCCGGAGGGCGCCCGCTTCCTCGGCGTGACGCCCACGGGTGACGGATGGACAGAGGTCCGGGTGCCCGTCGAGTCGATCGACCACGCCTACCGGGACTTCCTGCGCCTGGGCGCCGATGTCGAGGTCCTGGCACCGGCCGAGCTACGCGACCGCATCGCTCGGACGGCACGGACCCTGGCCGCCCGCTACGAAGGATGA